In the genome of Fulvivirga maritima, one region contains:
- a CDS encoding acyl carrier protein, whose amino-acid sequence MSEIAQKVKSIIIDKLGVEESEVTPEASFTNDLGADSLDTVELIMEFEKEFNISIPDDQAENISTVGQAISYLEENVKS is encoded by the coding sequence ATGTCTGAAATAGCACAAAAAGTTAAATCAATAATTATTGATAAGTTGGGAGTTGAAGAATCAGAGGTTACTCCTGAAGCTAGCTTCACAAATGATTTAGGAGCCGACTCATTAGATACAGTTGAATTAATTATGGAATTTGAGAAAGAGTTCAACATTTCAATCCCTGATGATCAGGCAGAAAACATCTCTACTGTTGGCCAAGCAATTTCTTATTTAGAAGAAAACGTTAAAAGCTAA
- a CDS encoding IPExxxVDY family protein, with translation MKKTKLFIEHVYDFDLLGVISSTRFYKMAWCINKSLSIRLKKEEDISLEIKNGRTSLFGNYIFENESCYLQLYKNKSLDGENAYLIPEMPHYDYLIKTSLEYQSFVTEEIIKALKEVTWIEYIAAIEVNNLKSKDNFLT, from the coding sequence GTGAAAAAGACAAAGCTATTTATAGAACATGTGTATGATTTTGACCTTTTAGGGGTTATTTCTTCTACCAGATTTTATAAAATGGCGTGGTGCATTAATAAAAGCTTGTCTATACGATTAAAGAAAGAGGAGGATATCTCCCTTGAAATAAAGAATGGAAGAACATCATTATTTGGAAATTATATATTCGAAAACGAGAGTTGTTATTTACAGTTATATAAAAATAAATCTTTAGATGGTGAAAATGCCTATCTTATTCCAGAAATGCCACATTATGATTATCTTATAAAAACGTCTCTGGAATATCAATCGTTTGTGACAGAAGAAATAATAAAAGCATTAAAAGAAGTCACATGGATTGAATATATTGCCGCTATCGAAGTAAATAATTTAAAGTCAAAAGACAACTTTTTAACTTAA
- a CDS encoding MBL fold metallo-hydrolase has protein sequence MKVTTLGTGTSQGVPVIACDCEVCKSLDYHDKRTRTSIHIEIEGKSFIIDTGPDFRNQVLRERITQLDAIIFTHEHKDHTAGLDDVRAFNFKQQKDMPIYARSRVIDQLKQEFSYAFAEKKYPGVPQIRVNEITGQPFEVEGVEFTPIEVMHLKLPVFGFRIKDFTYITDANYISEEQKEKIKGSKVLLLNALQKEHHISHFNLEEALALAKEINAEKTYLTHISHKMGLHKEIEPTLPENVHLAYDGLTIEI, from the coding sequence GTGAAGGTAACCACACTAGGCACCGGCACATCTCAAGGGGTACCAGTTATTGCATGTGACTGCGAAGTGTGCAAATCTCTGGATTATCATGATAAAAGAACGCGTACCTCTATACATATAGAAATAGAAGGCAAAAGCTTCATCATTGATACCGGGCCTGATTTCAGAAATCAGGTTTTAAGAGAAAGAATCACCCAGCTCGATGCTATTATCTTCACCCATGAGCATAAAGACCATACCGCTGGCCTGGATGATGTGCGCGCCTTTAACTTTAAACAGCAAAAGGACATGCCCATTTATGCTCGCAGCAGGGTAATAGATCAGCTAAAGCAAGAGTTTAGCTATGCTTTTGCTGAAAAAAAATATCCGGGCGTCCCTCAAATCCGTGTAAACGAAATTACCGGACAGCCTTTTGAGGTAGAAGGAGTTGAATTTACGCCTATAGAAGTAATGCACCTCAAGCTTCCTGTTTTTGGGTTTAGAATAAAAGATTTCACCTATATAACAGACGCTAACTATATAAGCGAGGAGCAAAAAGAAAAGATAAAAGGCTCCAAGGTGCTACTGCTAAATGCACTGCAAAAAGAACATCATATTTCGCATTTCAATCTGGAAGAAGCACTTGCTCTGGCCAAAGAAATAAACGCAGAAAAAACCTATCTTACGCACATTAGCCACAAAATGGGGCTACATAAAGAAATAGAACCAACTCTCCCTGAAAACGTTCATCTTGCTTACGATGGATTAACAATAGAGATTTAA
- the fabF gene encoding beta-ketoacyl-ACP synthase II: MTLRRVVVTGLGALTPVGNTAQDFWAGLTKGVSGAARITRFDPEKFRTQFACEIKDYNPEAYFDRKEARKMDPFTQYAMVVADEAIKDSQLDLDSIDLNRAGVIWGSGIGGLMTFQEEVKSYANNDNTPRFNPFFIPKMIADISAGYISIKYGFHGPNFVTVSACASATNALIDALNYIRLGHMDVAISGGSEAAVTEAGIGGFNAMKALSERNDSPETASRPFDKDREGFVLGEGAGALILEEYEHAKARGAKIYAEIIGGGMSADAHHITAPHPEGLGATNVMINALADAKISPEDVDYINVHGTSTPLGDISETLAIKKVFGEHAYNLNISSTKSMTGHLLGAAGAIEAVASILAIKNGIIPPTINHFTDDDSLDNNLNFTFNKAQERDVNVALSNTFGFGGHNTSIIFRKIQE, from the coding sequence ATGACGTTGAGAAGAGTAGTAGTTACAGGTTTAGGTGCCCTCACGCCTGTAGGAAACACGGCCCAGGATTTTTGGGCTGGTTTAACAAAAGGTGTAAGTGGCGCAGCCCGTATTACGAGATTTGATCCTGAAAAATTTCGCACACAATTCGCTTGCGAAATAAAAGACTATAATCCTGAAGCTTATTTTGACAGAAAGGAAGCCCGTAAAATGGATCCTTTCACTCAGTATGCCATGGTTGTGGCAGATGAGGCCATCAAAGATTCTCAGTTAGATCTGGATTCTATCGACTTGAATAGAGCAGGGGTAATTTGGGGCTCTGGTATTGGAGGACTCATGACTTTTCAGGAAGAAGTTAAAAGTTACGCGAACAATGATAACACACCGCGTTTTAACCCATTCTTCATTCCTAAAATGATTGCTGACATCAGTGCTGGCTACATTTCAATAAAATACGGGTTTCACGGCCCTAATTTTGTTACCGTTTCTGCCTGTGCTTCAGCCACTAATGCACTTATAGATGCATTAAACTACATCCGTTTAGGACATATGGATGTGGCTATTTCTGGTGGTAGTGAAGCGGCAGTAACAGAAGCCGGAATTGGTGGATTTAATGCTATGAAAGCCCTTTCTGAAAGAAATGATTCTCCTGAAACAGCTTCCAGACCTTTTGATAAAGATCGTGAAGGCTTTGTATTAGGAGAAGGTGCAGGAGCGCTCATTCTTGAAGAATATGAACATGCAAAAGCAAGAGGTGCAAAAATATACGCTGAGATAATTGGTGGCGGTATGTCTGCTGATGCTCATCACATTACTGCTCCACATCCTGAAGGACTAGGAGCTACTAATGTTATGATCAATGCTTTGGCCGATGCCAAAATCTCACCCGAAGATGTTGACTATATCAATGTGCATGGTACATCTACTCCGCTAGGCGATATTAGTGAAACATTGGCCATTAAAAAGGTATTTGGTGAGCATGCTTATAACTTAAACATAAGTTCTACTAAATCAATGACTGGTCACCTTTTAGGTGCTGCCGGTGCTATTGAAGCAGTAGCTAGTATCCTTGCCATAAAGAATGGTATTATCCCTCCTACCATCAATCATTTTACTGATGATGATAGCTTGGATAACAACCTGAATTTTACCTTTAATAAGGCTCAGGAAAGAGACGTTAATGTTGCTTTGAGTAACACTTTTGGTTTTGGAGGTCACAATACCTCTATTATTTTTAGAAAAATCCAAGAATAG
- the rnc gene encoding ribonuclease III, with amino-acid sequence MHRGVSRLVNIFRKRTKKDKRLITAIKTIVGSKPFNLKLYQLAIKHSSMARVNSRGLKESNERLEYLGDAVLGAIVADYLFKTFPFKDEGFLTEIRSRIVNRESLNTLGKKIGLNQLVEYDQNKKNALSHKSLYGDTLEALVGAVYLDKGYRFCSKFVLEKLIIPYFDINEIIRSNPNWKSKIIEWSQKENKELKFEIIGVKAEKQHREFTAQVYIDDEPMATGVGASKKKAEQNAAQKTCEILKLE; translated from the coding sequence GTGCATCGTGGTGTATCTCGCCTTGTAAACATTTTTCGAAAAAGAACTAAAAAAGACAAAAGGCTTATTACCGCAATTAAAACAATTGTGGGTAGTAAGCCTTTTAATTTAAAACTTTACCAGCTGGCCATAAAACATAGTTCTATGGCCAGGGTAAATAGCCGTGGTTTAAAAGAATCTAACGAAAGACTAGAATACCTCGGTGATGCTGTGCTGGGCGCCATAGTAGCAGATTATCTTTTCAAAACCTTCCCTTTTAAAGATGAAGGATTCCTCACAGAAATACGTTCTCGTATCGTTAACAGAGAATCTCTCAATACTTTAGGTAAAAAAATTGGTCTTAACCAGCTGGTAGAATATGACCAGAACAAAAAGAATGCGCTCTCGCATAAATCTCTTTACGGAGACACTTTAGAGGCGCTGGTGGGAGCTGTATATCTGGATAAAGGCTATCGTTTCTGCTCTAAATTTGTACTGGAAAAACTCATCATCCCTTATTTTGATATCAACGAGATAATCAGGTCTAACCCTAACTGGAAGAGTAAAATCATAGAGTGGTCTCAAAAGGAAAACAAAGAGCTTAAATTTGAGATTATAGGGGTAAAAGCGGAAAAACAGCACCGTGAATTTACCGCGCAAGTATACATAGATGATGAGCCCATGGCCACCGGCGTAGGAGCCAGCAAGAAAAAAGCAGAACAAAATGCGGCTCAAAAAACCTGTGAAATATTGAAGTTGGAATAA
- the miaA gene encoding tRNA (adenosine(37)-N6)-dimethylallyltransferase MiaA: MKFLIVIVGPTAVGKTSFSIEMAQFFGTEVVSVDSRQVFKELEIGTAKPTQEEQAQAIHHFVDSHSIHEDFNAGDFEREALLLLEELYKKHDVVVLTGGSGLYVKALTDGMAEMPQVPAEVRDELKKEAAENGLEKLLNELNDKDPEYFAEVDVNNPQRVIRALEVIRGTGQKYSELRKDSKKERPFNTIKIGLERPREELYARIDLRMDQMIEEGLFDEAESFHKFKHINALQTVGYKEIFDYLDGEYDYEEAVRLLKRNSRRYAKRQMTWFRKDDETVWFHPKDKEEALSYIKQRMEKGR; encoded by the coding sequence GTGAAATTCTTAATAGTAATAGTAGGACCCACAGCAGTAGGTAAAACGAGTTTTAGCATAGAGATGGCCCAATTTTTTGGTACTGAGGTGGTTTCAGTAGATTCACGACAGGTGTTTAAAGAATTGGAGATAGGCACTGCCAAGCCTACGCAGGAGGAACAGGCTCAGGCAATACATCATTTTGTAGATTCTCATTCTATTCATGAAGATTTTAATGCGGGTGATTTTGAGCGAGAAGCTCTGCTACTGCTGGAAGAACTATATAAAAAACATGATGTGGTTGTGCTTACCGGCGGCTCCGGTTTATATGTGAAGGCTCTTACCGATGGAATGGCTGAGATGCCTCAAGTACCTGCAGAGGTGAGAGATGAGCTTAAAAAAGAGGCTGCAGAAAATGGACTTGAAAAACTATTAAATGAGCTTAACGACAAAGATCCGGAGTACTTTGCTGAAGTAGATGTAAATAATCCGCAGCGTGTGATTAGAGCTTTAGAGGTTATACGCGGTACAGGTCAGAAATACTCAGAACTACGAAAGGATAGTAAAAAAGAAAGGCCTTTTAATACTATAAAAATAGGGCTGGAGCGCCCTAGAGAGGAGTTATATGCGCGTATAGACTTAAGAATGGATCAGATGATAGAAGAGGGGTTGTTTGATGAAGCTGAATCATTTCATAAATTTAAGCATATTAATGCGCTGCAAACGGTAGGTTACAAGGAGATCTTTGACTATTTGGATGGTGAATATGATTATGAAGAAGCAGTAAGGCTATTAAAAAGAAACTCCAGAAGATATGCCAAAAGGCAGATGACCTGGTTTAGGAAAGATGATGAAACAGTTTGGTTTCATCCTAAAGATAAAGAGGAGGCGCTGAGTTATATAAAGCAGCGTATGGAAAAAGGAAGATGA
- a CDS encoding NFACT RNA binding domain-containing protein codes for MHNNYYFLKHLTNSLTPQLNNAELVECFTQNKNELIFAFAGKDDIYIKAHLSPAFCCLSLPNNFSRARKNSVDLFEDIISKKVTGIRMFLNERCFALQFTEGYQLLFKMHGNRSNIILFKEETIIEIFKKGLKNDFDININELDRSIGQSYDHFIKEEGNFKKLFPTFGPVIKDYFKSINYDSLTTEQKWEAIQTVLKQLESPDFHITEINEKLTLSLIYTGNVIEEFNDPVEALNHFFIKYISDESIRQLKKQLLSDIEKNIRKSEGYIKKTGDKLKGIEQNQNYSQLADIIMANLHNISPRSTEATLDNFYDNNSPISIKLKRDLSPQKNAENYYRKAKNQALEVKALKKNLAQKEDLLLELMLKKENIESTEDLKTLKGLTKQNNSEKNEQQPKPFMSFVYNNWHLWVGKNARNNDLLLQQYAYKDDLWLHAKDVSGSHVLIKHQAGKSFPQHVIEKAAQLAAYYSKRKNDTLCPVIVTPRKFVRKRKGDPAGMVAVDKEESVILVPPSNEL; via the coding sequence ATGCATAATAACTACTACTTTTTAAAGCATCTTACCAATTCACTTACTCCTCAACTTAATAATGCAGAACTGGTAGAATGCTTTACTCAAAACAAAAACGAACTCATATTCGCTTTTGCCGGCAAAGATGATATCTATATAAAAGCTCATCTTTCTCCTGCTTTTTGCTGCCTGTCTCTGCCCAACAATTTTAGCAGAGCCAGAAAAAACAGCGTAGATCTTTTCGAGGATATTATCAGCAAAAAAGTGACGGGGATACGCATGTTTCTTAACGAACGCTGTTTTGCCCTGCAATTCACAGAGGGCTATCAGCTGCTCTTTAAAATGCACGGCAACCGCTCTAACATTATTCTTTTCAAAGAAGAGACTATCATAGAAATCTTTAAAAAAGGCCTTAAAAATGATTTCGATATAAACATTAATGAGCTCGATAGATCTATTGGCCAAAGTTATGATCACTTCATAAAAGAAGAAGGCAATTTTAAAAAGCTCTTCCCCACTTTTGGTCCGGTCATAAAAGACTATTTCAAAAGTATTAACTATGACTCCCTAACTACGGAGCAGAAATGGGAAGCTATACAAACAGTACTAAAACAGCTGGAATCTCCTGATTTTCATATTACCGAAATCAATGAAAAGCTTACGCTTAGCCTCATTTACACTGGCAATGTAATAGAAGAATTCAACGATCCCGTTGAGGCCTTAAATCACTTTTTTATAAAATATATTTCTGATGAAAGCATCCGTCAGCTCAAAAAACAACTGCTTTCTGATATTGAAAAAAACATAAGGAAGAGTGAAGGCTATATCAAAAAAACAGGAGATAAGCTCAAAGGAATAGAGCAAAACCAAAACTACAGTCAGCTGGCAGATATTATTATGGCTAATCTGCATAATATCTCTCCAAGATCTACAGAAGCCACTCTTGATAATTTTTATGACAATAATAGCCCTATCAGCATTAAACTAAAACGAGACCTTTCGCCTCAAAAAAATGCTGAGAACTATTATCGTAAAGCCAAAAACCAGGCGCTGGAGGTAAAAGCTCTAAAGAAAAATCTTGCTCAGAAAGAAGACCTTCTGCTGGAGTTAATGCTGAAAAAAGAAAACATTGAGAGCACAGAGGACCTTAAAACCTTAAAAGGCCTTACAAAGCAAAATAACTCTGAAAAAAATGAGCAGCAGCCGAAGCCGTTTATGAGTTTTGTGTATAATAATTGGCACTTATGGGTGGGTAAAAACGCACGAAATAATGATCTGTTGCTGCAGCAATATGCCTATAAAGATGATTTATGGCTACATGCCAAAGATGTAAGTGGCTCACATGTACTTATTAAACATCAGGCAGGAAAAAGCTTCCCTCAGCATGTCATAGAAAAGGCCGCACAGCTAGCCGCATACTATTCAAAAAGGAAAAACGATACGCTATGTCCTGTAATAGTTACTCCCAGAAAATTTGTAAGAAAGAGGAAAGGTGATCCTGCTGGTATGGTGGCTGTAGATAAAGAAGAAAGCGTAATACTCGTGCCTCCTAGCAATGAACTGTAA
- a CDS encoding response regulator, with product MAKKILLADDSPVIQTLSKKIFQGQGYDFKGIKSGTKVLSEIEGGDYDVLILDIILPGANGMELAKKIRGLSDSKKANIPIIAISGNYKNYSKTDFDEVGINEYLIKPLDYDALVNAVKKHS from the coding sequence ATGGCAAAGAAAATCTTACTTGCGGATGACAGTCCAGTAATCCAAACCCTATCAAAGAAAATTTTTCAAGGACAGGGATATGACTTTAAAGGCATAAAATCAGGCACTAAAGTTTTAAGTGAAATAGAAGGTGGTGACTATGATGTTTTAATTCTGGACATCATTTTACCGGGTGCTAACGGTATGGAATTAGCCAAAAAAATACGCGGTCTTAGTGACAGTAAAAAGGCAAATATTCCTATCATAGCTATTTCTGGAAATTACAAAAACTATTCAAAAACTGATTTTGATGAGGTAGGCATTAATGAATACCTTATTAAACCTTTAGATTATGACGCGTTAGTAAATGCGGTGAAAAAACATAGCTGA
- a CDS encoding thioredoxin family protein, producing MKKAFLSIYAPLLLIVFIGSSAFLMQEKDSQPEIKAEEGAVKWYSFEEAVAKSKEEKKKVFVDVYTDWCGWCKVMDKNTFNQPDIAKYLNENFYPVKLNAEQRDSIVFKGTVFKFVPSGRKGYHELAAALLQNKLSYPTVVFLDEDFNMIQPVPGYQKPEMFDQIIKFIGGDHYKDTKWTEWQKEYQAAN from the coding sequence ATGAAGAAAGCTTTTTTAAGTATTTATGCCCCGTTGTTACTCATAGTTTTTATAGGAAGCTCTGCTTTTCTTATGCAAGAAAAAGACAGCCAACCTGAAATTAAAGCTGAAGAAGGAGCGGTAAAATGGTATAGCTTTGAAGAGGCGGTAGCCAAATCAAAAGAAGAGAAGAAAAAGGTTTTTGTGGATGTATATACTGACTGGTGTGGATGGTGTAAAGTGATGGATAAAAACACTTTCAATCAGCCTGACATAGCTAAGTATTTAAACGAAAATTTTTATCCTGTAAAGCTTAATGCTGAGCAAAGAGACTCAATAGTTTTTAAAGGCACTGTTTTTAAATTTGTGCCTTCTGGCAGAAAGGGATATCATGAGTTAGCGGCGGCATTACTTCAAAATAAACTTAGCTACCCCACAGTAGTATTTTTAGATGAAGATTTCAATATGATTCAACCCGTTCCGGGGTATCAAAAGCCAGAAATGTTTGATCAGATTATTAAGTTTATTGGTGGAGATCATTATAAAGACACCAAATGGACTGAATGGCAAAAGGAATATCAGGCGGCTAACTAG
- the pyk gene encoding pyruvate kinase, with translation MDQEIHFNKTKIVATVGPASNEKDMLRKLMQEGVDIFRLNFSHGTHDDHSKVIQYVRELNDELGTHVCLLQDLQGPKIRLGEVEKGAEITTGQKFIITTEEMVGTSEKASTVYQGLPDDVEAGDMILIDDGKIELKVTGKNGREVETEVVFGGKLKSRKGINMPYTKVSAPSLTEKDVADLEFGLPHDIEWVALSFVRSAEDIRDLRRRIEAAGKTSRIIAKVEKPEAIKNIDEIIEETDAVMVARGDLGVEIFMEEVPMAQKMIVEKCNKLAKPVIIATQMMESMIENPRPTRAETNDVANAVMDGADALMLSAETAAGLFPVEVIRSMVKTITSVERQADVYFKHEVPDKEDPLFHNNALILNACRLAQTTKASAIVGMTASGYTAFKLAAHRPKGNIFIFTHNRPLLNTMNLIWGVRGFYYDKAESTDHTFADIEEILKSNGYIHQGDVFITTASMPLKERGRTNTIKLNIVE, from the coding sequence ATGGATCAGGAAATACACTTTAACAAAACGAAAATTGTGGCTACAGTGGGCCCAGCCTCTAATGAGAAAGATATGCTTCGAAAGCTTATGCAAGAGGGGGTGGATATTTTTAGGTTGAACTTTTCTCATGGTACACATGATGATCACTCTAAAGTGATTCAATATGTTCGTGAGTTAAATGATGAGCTAGGAACCCATGTTTGTTTACTTCAAGATTTGCAAGGCCCTAAAATCAGATTGGGAGAAGTAGAAAAGGGGGCAGAAATCACTACTGGACAAAAATTTATTATTACTACCGAAGAAATGGTAGGTACTAGTGAAAAAGCCAGTACTGTTTATCAAGGTCTGCCAGATGATGTAGAGGCAGGAGATATGATCCTTATCGATGATGGTAAGATCGAACTTAAAGTGACTGGTAAAAATGGAAGAGAAGTTGAAACTGAAGTAGTATTCGGTGGTAAACTGAAATCTAGAAAAGGTATTAACATGCCTTATACTAAGGTGTCTGCTCCTTCATTAACCGAAAAAGATGTTGCTGACTTAGAATTTGGCTTACCTCATGATATTGAATGGGTAGCGCTTTCTTTCGTTAGATCAGCTGAAGATATTCGTGACCTGAGAAGAAGAATAGAAGCAGCCGGAAAAACAAGCCGTATTATAGCTAAGGTAGAAAAGCCAGAGGCTATTAAAAATATAGATGAGATCATAGAAGAGACTGACGCTGTAATGGTAGCCAGAGGTGACCTGGGTGTGGAGATCTTCATGGAAGAAGTGCCTATGGCGCAGAAAATGATCGTAGAAAAATGTAATAAACTGGCTAAGCCTGTAATCATAGCTACTCAAATGATGGAGAGTATGATTGAAAACCCCAGGCCTACCAGAGCGGAAACTAATGACGTGGCTAACGCTGTAATGGATGGTGCTGATGCATTAATGCTTTCTGCTGAAACAGCTGCCGGTCTTTTCCCTGTAGAGGTAATACGTAGTATGGTGAAAACTATTACTAGTGTAGAAAGACAGGCTGATGTATACTTTAAGCATGAAGTGCCTGATAAAGAAGATCCTTTATTCCATAACAATGCGTTAATTCTTAATGCTTGTAGATTAGCACAAACTACTAAAGCTAGTGCTATTGTGGGTATGACAGCTTCAGGTTATACTGCTTTTAAATTAGCAGCGCACAGACCTAAAGGTAATATCTTCATCTTCACTCATAACAGACCTTTGCTTAACACTATGAACCTTATCTGGGGTGTAAGAGGTTTCTATTATGATAAAGCAGAGTCTACTGACCATACTTTTGCTGATATTGAAGAGATCTTGAAAAGCAATGGATATATCCATCAAGGAGATGTGTTTATAACTACAGCTAGTATGCCTCTTAAAGAGAGAGGAAGAACAAATACTATAAAGCTTAATATAGTAGAGTAA
- a CDS encoding PAS domain-containing hybrid sensor histidine kinase/response regulator, which produces MKSNAKKTEKLEHKVDELKQRLYDEQNKIAFTNAILEGGSLIIWAVNTELELISFNQNYFRHFLQKDTDSLIGYESRGKVKTEEAETFWKRKYDEARKGKSIDFEIRIEAGGWHSWKEVFLTPIYDSMGEIIGISGLAHDITEKMQSKINLIVSEEKFRNIFESFQDLYFRFDFDGKVIMLSPSVTDIIGYEEEEILGKDIIDYYSSSRKTAFLIRKLTESKSVRNFEADLLHKDGTLIHCICNIRIISDEEDIPLYVEGVARDISELTKTHNELQRSKEIVEKSLKVKERFLANMSHEIRTPLNGIMGMLHLLDESNLSGKQKDHLKALKSSSEVLLNILNDLLDLSKIEAGKMTINHSVVDSKELLNKIQLLYNQQAEQKQVTLTHRIDSSVPKLISSDETKLIQIYSNLVSNAIKFTPEHGTVHVELNFKKQETENTIILSGSVTDSGIGIDADDQEKIFSSFTQLDSSSSKSYKGTGLGLHISKKIIKLLNGDLQLKSEPGKGSTFYFTFQANRVTDFVPNMENNQTPPKLLQHQPKVLLVDDNKVNLDLALEILKNAGCKVTTANSGAKALKYCKNDVFDIILMDIQMPDMDGYQTTTKIKQECAYTPPIIAMTAYSIDSDKEKFIAAGMNDVVAKPIKPAMLIQKVEAWTSDDSTEEINIQKSDNALLSDIDMATLETLRKYAGTEVLNETLLEFDKECKQQLEDIRTTFKEKQFEETLVLLHTLKGNASTLGVEKIAYQAELMEDKIKTKNYHNFEADLSTLKVLYNSFLNVVGNLVT; this is translated from the coding sequence GTGAAGAGTAATGCCAAAAAAACGGAGAAGCTGGAACATAAAGTAGATGAGCTAAAACAGCGCTTATATGATGAGCAAAACAAAATAGCTTTTACTAACGCTATTTTAGAAGGCGGATCACTCATTATATGGGCTGTAAACACAGAACTGGAGCTCATTTCTTTTAATCAGAATTACTTCAGGCACTTTCTGCAAAAAGACACTGATAGCCTTATTGGTTATGAAAGCCGCGGCAAGGTTAAAACCGAAGAAGCGGAGACCTTCTGGAAAAGAAAGTATGACGAAGCCCGCAAAGGTAAGTCTATAGACTTCGAAATAAGAATAGAAGCAGGAGGATGGCACTCATGGAAAGAAGTGTTCCTCACTCCTATTTATGATTCTATGGGTGAGATTATAGGCATATCAGGCCTTGCTCATGACATTACTGAGAAGATGCAATCGAAAATAAACCTCATAGTTAGTGAGGAGAAATTCAGAAACATCTTCGAATCTTTTCAGGATTTATATTTCAGGTTCGACTTCGATGGCAAAGTGATTATGCTCAGCCCTTCTGTTACTGATATCATAGGATATGAAGAAGAAGAAATTCTGGGCAAAGACATTATCGATTACTACAGCAGCAGCAGAAAAACAGCATTTCTCATTCGTAAGCTTACTGAATCAAAAAGCGTAAGAAACTTTGAAGCGGATCTGCTTCATAAAGATGGCACCTTAATTCACTGTATCTGTAATATCAGAATTATTAGTGATGAAGAAGATATTCCGCTTTATGTAGAAGGGGTAGCCAGAGACATATCTGAGCTCACAAAAACTCACAACGAATTACAACGCTCTAAAGAGATAGTAGAGAAATCTCTAAAAGTAAAAGAACGCTTTCTGGCCAATATGAGCCATGAAATACGCACTCCTCTGAACGGAATAATGGGAATGCTGCATCTATTAGATGAATCTAATCTTTCCGGAAAACAAAAAGACCATCTTAAAGCTCTTAAAAGCTCTTCAGAAGTACTACTAAACATATTGAATGACCTGCTGGACCTATCTAAAATAGAAGCAGGAAAAATGACTATTAACCACTCCGTGGTAGATAGTAAAGAGCTACTCAATAAAATTCAGCTCCTATACAACCAGCAGGCAGAACAAAAGCAAGTAACGCTTACTCACCGGATAGACTCCAGCGTGCCTAAGCTCATTTCATCTGATGAAACCAAACTCATTCAGATTTACTCCAACCTGGTGTCTAACGCTATAAAATTCACACCAGAACATGGCACTGTACATGTAGAGCTTAATTTTAAAAAGCAAGAGACAGAAAACACCATTATCTTAAGCGGTAGTGTTACAGACTCCGGCATAGGAATAGACGCTGACGATCAGGAAAAAATATTCTCCAGCTTCACTCAGCTGGATAGCTCTAGCAGTAAATCTTATAAAGGCACCGGCCTGGGCTTACACATTTCCAAAAAGATTATAAAACTCTTAAACGGAGATTTACAGCTAAAATCAGAACCTGGAAAAGGAAGTACTTTTTACTTCACCTTCCAGGCTAATCGGGTAACTGATTTTGTGCCTAACATGGAAAACAACCAAACGCCGCCTAAATTACTACAGCATCAACCCAAAGTGCTACTGGTAGATGATAATAAAGTAAACCTTGACCTGGCATTAGAGATACTCAAAAATGCAGGTTGTAAAGTAACTACAGCTAATAGTGGGGCTAAAGCTTTAAAATATTGCAAAAATGATGTGTTCGACATCATACTCATGGACATCCAAATGCCAGACATGGATGGCTACCAAACTACTACTAAGATTAAACAGGAATGTGCTTATACTCCTCCTATCATAGCCATGACTGCCTACTCTATAGATAGCGATAAAGAAAAATTCATAGCAGCGGGCATGAATGACGTTGTGGCCAAGCCCATAAAGCCGGCTATGCTTATACAAAAAGTAGAAGCATGGACTAGTGATGATTCTACCGAAGAAATCAATATTCAAAAGTCCGATAATGCGCTTTTATCAGATATTGACATGGCTACCTTAGAAACTTTGCGTAAATATGCAGGAACAGAGGTTTTAAACGAAACATTGTTAGAATTTGATAAGGAGTGCAAACAACAACTGGAAGATATACGTACAACTTTCAAGGAAAAGCAGTTTGAAGAAACATTAGTACTGTTACATACATTAAAAGGTAATGCTTCTACCCTAGGGGTAGAAAAAATAGCATATCAGGCAGAATTAATGGAAGACAAGATAAAAACAAAAAATTATCATAATTTTGAAGCTGACCTGTCCACCTTAAAAGTATTGTACAATTCGTTTTTAAACGTAGTTGGGAATTTAGTTACTTAA